A region from the Paenibacillus humicola genome encodes:
- a CDS encoding GNAT family N-acetyltransferase: protein MKFEDACRIREIDRSETIDLVYKCKDGVLEEIQAGHQCPNWQEDDYEAIIARYEYELTNGGTAIGAYDKGKLVGFGVLAHRLRGKENNRLQVDLMHVTRAYRRQGIGSRILDALRQEAIEKGAKYLYISSTETESAVKFYFSCGASLTPEIDEELFEKEPYDIHMVKKL from the coding sequence ATGAAGTTTGAAGACGCTTGCAGAATACGGGAAATTGACCGTTCGGAAACGATTGACCTCGTCTACAAATGCAAAGACGGAGTGCTTGAAGAAATTCAGGCCGGACATCAATGCCCGAATTGGCAAGAAGACGATTATGAAGCCATAATCGCACGATACGAATATGAGCTTACTAACGGCGGGACGGCTATCGGCGCGTATGACAAAGGCAAATTGGTCGGGTTTGGCGTTTTGGCTCATCGGTTGAGAGGCAAAGAAAACAATCGGCTTCAAGTCGACCTCATGCATGTGACACGGGCCTATCGAAGACAAGGAATCGGCAGCCGGATCTTAGATGCGCTGCGTCAAGAAGCGATTGAAAAAGGGGCGAAATACTTATACATCTCTTCAACCGAAACGGAATCTGCAGTCAAGTTTTATTTCAGCTGCGGCGCTTCGCTTACCCCGGAAATCGATGAGGAATTGTTTGAAAAAGAGCCTTATGACATTCATATGGTAAAAAAACTTTAA
- a CDS encoding TetR/AcrR family transcriptional regulator → MASAGVAASTVRIARNAGVAEGTLFVYFPSKEDLLNQLFVYLKTDLMGFVAADFPADAGIREQIHHLWSRFIDWGASNPDMRKALRQRRQSSAACSGRISCRVHHSECVHKRIREIDAREKLSALAE, encoded by the coding sequence GTGGCGTCGGCTGGCGTTGCGGCATCGACCGTCCGGATCGCAAGAAACGCCGGCGTTGCCGAAGGGACGCTGTTTGTCTATTTTCCGAGCAAGGAAGATCTTCTGAACCAGCTATTCGTCTATTTGAAAACCGACCTCATGGGATTCGTGGCCGCCGACTTTCCGGCTGATGCCGGAATCCGGGAGCAGATTCATCACCTGTGGAGCCGCTTTATCGACTGGGGAGCAAGCAACCCGGACATGCGCAAGGCGCTGCGGCAGCGGCGACAATCATCCGCTGCATGTTCCGGTCGGATCTCATGCCGCGTTCACCATTCGGAATGCGTTCATAAACGGATCCGGGAGATCGATGCCCGGGAAAAGCTTTCGGCACTAGCCGAATAG
- a CDS encoding GMC family oxidoreductase — MNSGEGTYDWSGIRPILAAAADRMIPGDAWPSAVDGGVMGYLERRAAEEAAVWADLIEPGLRALDVTATALHSRPFAELAAGEQDGLLNDLEHDRFRDWPVSPKGFFAALLSLVIEGYYGSPEAGGNREAKSWDMLGFRAGPIAGTRAPVQETDLPQRAFDQLRDRYDAVVIGAGAGGSAAAAVLAEAGLRVLVVERGSWLRYDQVGRDHVRNHRFSKYGHNTGPDPEGNPRTILLPGGAERITAPFEGDYHNNAMTAGGGTRVYGAQAWRFHSDDFRMATRYGIPDGSSLVDWPISYKDLEPYYERAEWEVGVSGNGDAHPGRGERRLPYPMPPLPNTLEAERLARAAAKLGWDAGPVPLLINSVERGGRPACGRCGQCVGFACPTDSKNGGHNTMLVRALATGNCDLICDTQVERIDTEAGNRATGVRLVQETAGSIRRRQVQAGHVVVAAGAIESARLLLLSASDAEPHGIGNRNGQVGRNLQGHVYVGAYALYDEPVQDGLGPGVSIATCQFAHGNGSGIIGGGMLANEFTRLPLIHWYRALAPDAPRWGSAGKETMRESYLRTGHVQGPIQEIPTPDSRVRLSPTVNDRFGIPVVQLSGSVHPESIRAAEMLAEQAETWLWAAGASRVWRTRPGGGLSAGQHQAGTLRMGDDPATSVTDPLGRVHGYSNLWVSDGSLHVTNGGVNPVLTILALALRTADHVVKQA, encoded by the coding sequence ATGAATTCCGGTGAGGGAACGTATGATTGGAGCGGGATACGGCCGATCCTGGCGGCGGCAGCCGACCGGATGATTCCGGGTGATGCATGGCCGTCGGCAGTTGACGGAGGGGTTATGGGCTACCTGGAACGCCGCGCCGCCGAGGAAGCCGCCGTCTGGGCGGATTTGATCGAACCCGGACTCCGCGCATTGGATGTGACGGCGACCGCTTTGCATAGCCGTCCATTTGCGGAGCTGGCGGCTGGCGAGCAGGACGGTTTGTTGAACGATCTTGAACATGACCGCTTTCGGGACTGGCCCGTTTCGCCAAAAGGATTTTTTGCCGCCCTCTTGAGCCTGGTGATCGAAGGCTATTATGGAAGTCCCGAGGCGGGCGGGAATCGGGAAGCCAAGTCGTGGGACATGCTCGGGTTTCGCGCGGGTCCCATTGCGGGAACCCGCGCTCCGGTCCAAGAAACCGATCTGCCGCAGCGGGCTTTCGATCAGCTCCGCGACCGGTACGATGCGGTCGTCATAGGTGCGGGAGCCGGCGGTTCCGCAGCGGCGGCGGTTTTGGCCGAAGCGGGTCTTCGGGTTCTCGTCGTCGAGCGCGGAAGCTGGCTTCGGTACGATCAGGTCGGCCGCGATCACGTTCGCAATCATCGTTTCAGCAAATACGGACACAACACGGGACCTGATCCGGAAGGAAATCCTCGCACGATCCTGCTGCCCGGCGGCGCGGAACGGATTACGGCCCCTTTTGAAGGCGACTATCACAATAACGCCATGACAGCTGGCGGCGGCACCCGGGTATACGGGGCACAGGCATGGCGGTTTCATTCGGACGACTTCCGCATGGCGACTCGCTACGGGATTCCGGACGGAAGCTCGCTCGTCGATTGGCCGATCAGCTATAAAGACCTCGAACCGTATTATGAACGGGCGGAATGGGAGGTCGGCGTGTCCGGCAACGGTGATGCGCACCCAGGGCGCGGGGAGCGGCGGCTCCCTTATCCGATGCCGCCGCTGCCGAACACGCTGGAAGCGGAACGATTGGCTCGGGCTGCGGCGAAGCTGGGATGGGATGCAGGTCCGGTTCCGCTCCTCATCAACTCCGTCGAACGCGGCGGCCGGCCGGCCTGCGGGCGGTGCGGCCAATGCGTCGGTTTTGCCTGCCCGACCGACAGCAAGAACGGGGGGCACAACACGATGCTGGTGCGGGCTCTCGCGACCGGGAACTGCGATCTGATTTGCGATACCCAAGTGGAACGTATCGACACCGAGGCGGGCAATCGCGCCACCGGTGTTCGCCTGGTACAGGAGACAGCCGGTTCGATCCGGCGCCGGCAGGTGCAGGCAGGGCATGTGGTGGTTGCGGCCGGAGCCATCGAAAGCGCGCGACTGCTCCTCCTATCGGCAAGCGATGCGGAACCGCACGGGATAGGCAACCGGAACGGGCAGGTCGGCCGAAATCTTCAAGGTCATGTCTATGTTGGCGCATATGCCCTCTATGACGAGCCGGTTCAAGACGGTCTCGGACCCGGGGTGAGCATTGCCACCTGTCAATTTGCCCATGGCAACGGCAGCGGAATTATAGGGGGCGGGATGCTGGCCAACGAGTTTACCCGGCTGCCGCTCATTCACTGGTACCGGGCGCTTGCGCCGGATGCGCCGCGCTGGGGGAGCGCGGGCAAAGAAACGATGCGCGAGAGCTACTTGCGCACCGGTCATGTGCAGGGGCCGATTCAAGAGATCCCGACGCCGGATTCAAGAGTGCGGCTCTCTCCGACGGTCAATGACCGGTTCGGCATTCCCGTTGTCCAGCTCTCCGGAAGCGTACATCCCGAATCGATTCGCGCCGCCGAAATGCTGGCCGAGCAGGCGGAGACATGGCTTTGGGCGGCCGGAGCGAGCAGGGTTTGGCGAACCCGGCCCGGCGGAGGTCTCAGCGCCGGCCAGCATCAGGCGGGAACGCTGCGCATGGGCGACGACCCTGCGACATCCGTCACCGATCCCTTGGGCCGCGTGCACGGGTACAGCAATTTGTGGGTAAGCGACGGGTCCCTGCATGTGACCAACGGCGGCGTCAACCCTGTGCTGACGATTTTGGCTTTAGCTTTGCGCACGGCTGATCATGTGGTGAAGCAGGCGTAA
- a CDS encoding DM13 domain-containing protein has translation MKKMLFSLTGLIVVLSIVLAACGQSETPASNAASGNSASATTASNSTGSDNASSGDNAGASNASSSDDMMADAASGDNMADAVLTGTFEGQNDMKAAGTAAIENGQLKLSGFSVSEGPDLHIYLAKGDDVADGMEFGKIDLKSADQTFDVSKADLSKYDSVLIYCQKAHVIFGKAALDSKMADHMDNMAADSAKLTGSFEGQNEMKAAGTATIENGQLKLSGFSVSEGPDLHVYLAKGDDAANGMEFGKINLKSADQTFDVSKADLSKYDTVLIYCQKAHVIFGKAALQA, from the coding sequence ATGAAAAAAATGCTGTTTTCTTTAACGGGCCTGATTGTCGTTTTGTCGATAGTTCTAGCCGCCTGCGGGCAATCGGAAACACCCGCAAGCAATGCCGCATCGGGCAATTCCGCTTCCGCCACGACCGCATCCAACAGTACCGGATCCGATAACGCTTCATCCGGCGATAATGCAGGAGCGAGCAATGCTTCGTCGAGCGACGACATGATGGCGGATGCGGCATCGGGAGACAACATGGCCGACGCGGTTCTGACGGGCACCTTTGAAGGCCAGAACGATATGAAAGCTGCCGGCACCGCAGCGATCGAGAACGGTCAATTGAAGCTTAGCGGCTTTAGTGTATCCGAAGGTCCGGACCTGCATATCTACCTTGCGAAGGGCGACGATGTCGCAGACGGCATGGAGTTCGGCAAAATCGACCTGAAAAGCGCGGATCAAACGTTCGACGTCTCCAAAGCGGACCTGTCGAAATACGATTCGGTTCTGATTTACTGCCAGAAAGCGCATGTTATTTTCGGTAAAGCGGCTCTCGATAGCAAAATGGCGGATCATATGGACAACATGGCTGCGGACAGCGCCAAATTGACGGGCTCGTTTGAAGGTCAGAACGAAATGAAAGCTGCCGGCACCGCAACGATCGAGAACGGTCAACTGAAGCTGAGCGGATTTAGCGTATCCGAAGGCCCGGACCTGCATGTCTACCTTGCCAAAGGCGACGATGCGGCGAACGGAATGGAATTCGGTAAAATCAACCTGAAAAGCGCGGATCAAACGTTTGATGTCTCCAAGGCGGACCTGTCCAAATACGATACGGTACTGATTTATTGCCAGAAAGCGCACGTCATTTTCGGAAAAGCGGCTCTTCAGGCTTAA
- a CDS encoding NUDIX hydrolase — translation MWKGAAAVCINSEFKLLMVLQGKPEEEKTWSVPSGGMEKGETFEQCCYREVWEETGYRVNVRQQLHEKNGEVFGSGFIVRYFRCDVIGGEPVLQDPDGLIYDIAWKSADELHALPLTFPEDLPFLSSMLSSRQSAG, via the coding sequence ATGTGGAAAGGCGCGGCGGCGGTATGCATCAATTCGGAATTCAAGCTGCTCATGGTTTTGCAGGGGAAGCCGGAAGAGGAGAAAACGTGGTCGGTTCCATCGGGCGGCATGGAAAAGGGGGAAACGTTCGAACAGTGCTGCTATCGGGAAGTCTGGGAAGAAACCGGCTATCGGGTTAACGTACGGCAGCAGCTTCACGAGAAAAACGGCGAGGTTTTCGGTAGCGGGTTCATCGTTCGTTATTTTCGATGCGACGTCATCGGCGGTGAACCGGTCCTCCAGGACCCGGACGGGTTAATCTACGACATTGCGTGGAAATCGGCCGACGAATTGCACGCATTGCCGCTGACCTTTCCGGAAGACCTGCCGTTTCTAAGCAGCATGCTCTCCTCTCGGCAATCGGCCGGCTGA
- a CDS encoding DUF2500 domain-containing protein has product MLSFGSPFGGPGILFTIVPIIIIIVFAIVIGGIVVNGARHLKNARSPRQTVFAHVVAKRMEVRSHTSQSSNFGDTSRSSRTYYYITLEFDSRERKEYLDVKRLYGLVVEGDAGYAAVQGDWIVGFERDA; this is encoded by the coding sequence ATGTTATCATTCGGCTCTCCGTTCGGCGGCCCCGGTATTCTGTTTACGATCGTCCCCATTATCATTATAATCGTTTTCGCTATTGTAATCGGCGGTATTGTTGTCAACGGAGCGCGCCATTTGAAAAATGCGCGTTCTCCGCGCCAGACCGTGTTCGCCCACGTCGTCGCCAAGCGGATGGAGGTGCGCAGCCATACGAGCCAATCGAGCAATTTCGGCGACACGTCGCGATCCTCCAGAACCTATTATTATATCACGCTTGAATTCGATAGCAGGGAGCGGAAAGAGTACCTCGACGTGAAGAGGCTGTACGGTCTTGTTGTGGAGGGAGACGCAGGCTATGCCGCCGTTCAGGGCGATTGGATCGTCGGCTTTGAACGGGATGCATAG
- a CDS encoding NAD(P)/FAD-dependent oxidoreductase, which yields MEQLRDLGKAIVIGGGIAGLMTARVFSVFFEEVLIVDKDEFPLHPADRPGLPHGFHPHRFTFRGKMITEQLFPGYEEALKALGSPSSFNKSVYMMNQHGVVSGTYERNDIKFSRAALEYVIRERVKAIPHVRILPAHDVLHLMMNADRTAVTGVQIRNRMTKSHVEIKADFVADTSGRGSKLPQWLKDAGYEVPSPDRLKAAIGYSTRRYQVPAHLNHIIEKWDVINIMGQPQNNTFTGVFSFIENQVAELLLYRPGGHFPPTDAEGFEQAVGGLPTPMIAEIVRDLEPITSPRGFRVPELYRHHYEQMEKWPSGLLVLGDAFCIYDPIFGQGMTVAAAEADILNACLQEHRNNPQPQFEQRLLRKMQDEVITPAWWLNCAADLQWKNVEYEAAAEPLKGVDFARRFMDLVLKEGTANSNGELFGLYWAVNSLSAPLQQLFNPQTVRTVLEASEEGRQLLEELLDEHQLPLEDVLNHIIPG from the coding sequence GTGGAGCAATTACGCGATTTGGGAAAAGCGATCGTTATCGGCGGCGGGATAGCAGGCTTAATGACGGCAAGGGTGTTTTCGGTTTTCTTTGAAGAGGTGCTTATCGTCGACAAGGATGAATTTCCGCTTCATCCGGCCGACAGGCCCGGCTTGCCGCATGGTTTTCATCCCCACCGGTTTACGTTTCGAGGCAAGATGATCACGGAACAGCTGTTCCCCGGTTACGAGGAAGCGTTAAAGGCACTCGGTTCACCATCGTCGTTTAATAAATCCGTTTATATGATGAATCAGCACGGAGTCGTGTCGGGAACCTACGAAAGGAACGACATCAAGTTCAGCCGCGCGGCGCTGGAATACGTCATTCGCGAACGGGTAAAGGCCATTCCTCATGTGCGGATTCTTCCGGCACACGATGTGCTTCATCTGATGATGAACGCGGATCGAACCGCCGTAACGGGGGTTCAAATCCGCAATCGGATGACGAAATCGCATGTCGAGATCAAGGCGGATTTTGTGGCGGATACAAGCGGACGCGGCTCCAAGCTGCCGCAATGGCTGAAAGATGCGGGATATGAGGTGCCGAGTCCCGACCGCTTGAAAGCCGCGATTGGGTACAGCACCCGCCGTTATCAGGTGCCTGCCCATTTGAACCATATCATCGAAAAATGGGATGTCATCAATATTATGGGCCAACCGCAAAACAATACGTTCACAGGCGTTTTTTCCTTCATCGAGAATCAAGTCGCGGAGCTGCTGCTTTACCGTCCCGGCGGCCATTTTCCGCCGACGGATGCGGAAGGGTTCGAACAGGCGGTCGGCGGGCTTCCCACCCCGATGATCGCAGAAATTGTGCGGGACCTGGAGCCGATCACGTCTCCGCGAGGCTTCCGCGTGCCTGAATTATACCGCCATCATTATGAGCAAATGGAAAAATGGCCATCCGGATTGCTGGTGTTAGGCGATGCCTTCTGCATCTACGATCCGATCTTCGGCCAAGGGATGACCGTCGCGGCGGCCGAAGCGGATATATTAAATGCCTGCCTGCAAGAGCATCGGAACAATCCCCAGCCGCAATTCGAGCAGCGGCTGCTCCGAAAAATGCAGGACGAGGTGATCACGCCTGCCTGGTGGCTCAATTGCGCAGCGGACCTGCAGTGGAAAAACGTCGAATACGAGGCGGCGGCCGAGCCGCTTAAAGGGGTCGATTTTGCCCGGAGATTCATGGATCTGGTGCTTAAAGAGGGAACAGCGAATTCGAACGGCGAGCTCTTCGGCCTGTACTGGGCTGTGAATTCGCTATCGGCCCCCCTGCAGCAGCTGTTTAATCCTCAAACGGTCAGGACGGTTCTTGAGGCGTCGGAGGAAGGACGGCAGCTGCTCGAGGAGCTGCTGGATGAACATCAATTGCCGCTTGAAGACGTATTAAATCACATCATACCCGGTTGA
- a CDS encoding phosphotransferase family protein, translating to MNLTILQLSIPQLQNATAISKISKGFSFDGKYLVYEGGAHPAYVLRTAALDQCERKQLEFEAVSRIHSLGVRTSEPVAFGTVEALDLCCIILRYVEGEDASEELPLMTEDAQYRIGMEAGRELRLMHEAEACGDMEPWAERKLAKYNRQLAEYRRCGVKLPEEDAIAAFIDRHLPLMEGRPNRFQHDDFHPGNLLVKDGAYAAAIDFNRFDWGDPYHDFLKVAYFSREVSVPFSAGQVDGYFNGSIPGDFWHLYALYTAINLYGTITWTLQVVPAQLDSMMSRIRTVLEDHRNFESVIPAWYSGYNRQSAL from the coding sequence ATGAACCTGACCATACTGCAGCTATCGATTCCGCAGCTGCAAAATGCGACCGCCATATCCAAAATCTCGAAAGGATTTTCGTTTGACGGAAAATATCTCGTTTACGAGGGAGGCGCCCACCCGGCATACGTGCTCCGCACCGCAGCGCTTGATCAGTGCGAACGCAAGCAGCTTGAATTCGAGGCGGTGAGCCGCATACACAGTCTCGGCGTTCGAACCTCGGAACCGGTAGCTTTCGGTACGGTTGAAGCTCTTGATTTGTGCTGCATCATTTTGCGTTATGTCGAGGGCGAAGACGCGTCCGAAGAGCTGCCGCTGATGACGGAGGACGCTCAATACCGGATCGGTATGGAAGCCGGACGGGAGCTGCGGCTGATGCATGAAGCGGAAGCTTGCGGAGACATGGAACCATGGGCGGAGCGAAAGCTTGCGAAATACAACCGCCAGCTGGCGGAATACCGCCGCTGCGGAGTTAAACTGCCCGAGGAGGATGCGATTGCCGCTTTTATCGACCGTCATTTGCCGCTGATGGAAGGCCGGCCGAACCGTTTTCAGCACGACGATTTTCATCCCGGCAATCTGCTTGTGAAGGATGGCGCTTATGCGGCCGCGATCGATTTCAATCGCTTCGACTGGGGGGACCCGTATCATGATTTTCTTAAAGTGGCGTATTTCAGCCGCGAGGTCAGCGTTCCGTTCTCGGCCGGTCAAGTGGACGGGTATTTTAACGGCAGCATCCCCGGCGATTTCTGGCACCTGTATGCCCTTTATACAGCGATCAATCTATACGGCACCATCACCTGGACGCTCCAGGTCGTGCCCGCTCAGCTCGATTCCATGATGTCCCGCATTCGGACGGTGCTGGAGGATCACCGGAATTTCGAAAGCGTTATCCCGGCATGGTACAGTGGGTACAACCGGCAATCGGCGCTCTGA
- a CDS encoding DoxX family membrane protein: protein MNVKTVFSIVCSIARIAFGIQWIMQGWFKITAHFNIIGLFPSIASNTDSPHWYKSFIEVAAAPYPQLFNVLIPWGELLVGIGLVLGLLTLPALLAGFFMDINYVLSDMIYIYPTQLVIGMLLLLFRKEALYFSLDRALKHLRLRKSAGSKSAAY, encoded by the coding sequence ATGAACGTTAAAACGGTTTTTTCCATCGTCTGTTCGATTGCCCGCATCGCCTTCGGTATTCAGTGGATTATGCAAGGATGGTTTAAAATTACGGCGCACTTCAATATTATCGGACTTTTTCCATCCATTGCGAGCAATACGGATTCTCCCCACTGGTACAAATCTTTTATTGAAGTGGCAGCAGCCCCTTATCCGCAGCTGTTTAACGTTCTGATTCCTTGGGGCGAACTGCTGGTCGGCATCGGTCTTGTGCTCGGGCTGCTCACGCTGCCGGCGCTTCTGGCTGGATTTTTTATGGATATCAACTATGTTTTATCCGATATGATTTATATCTATCCGACGCAGCTGGTCATTGGCATGCTGCTTCTGCTCTTCCGAAAAGAAGCGCTGTACTTTAGCCTTGATCGGGCGTTGAAGCATCTTCGTCTCAGGAAATCGGCTGGTTCCAAATCCGCTGCTTACTGA
- a CDS encoding TetR/AcrR family transcriptional regulator, which produces MAPLNEEQLHQIRDERKEQIMKAALKVFARRGIINTKMSMIAAEADISHGLLYHYFKSKEELFTTLVEIAMTEAEDAMRQIHELPGSPIDRIKAFSREMLDEGGAEFFLLIHQARTSDGVPDKVKQLLEHHSMERFVRHLLPLFQEGQQAGQIVDGDPQVMIASYLSVLSGLMILNGQEAGGYRIPEIEMLLRMIARP; this is translated from the coding sequence GTGGCGCCATTAAACGAGGAGCAGCTGCACCAGATTCGAGATGAACGCAAGGAACAGATTATGAAAGCTGCACTCAAGGTTTTTGCCCGGCGGGGCATTATCAACACGAAGATGAGCATGATCGCCGCCGAAGCGGATATCAGCCACGGCCTGCTGTACCATTACTTCAAATCCAAGGAAGAGCTGTTCACGACGCTGGTCGAAATCGCCATGACCGAAGCGGAAGACGCCATGCGGCAGATTCATGAGCTGCCCGGTTCGCCGATCGACAGGATCAAGGCGTTTTCCCGGGAAATGCTCGATGAAGGCGGGGCGGAATTTTTTCTGCTGATTCATCAGGCGCGAACGTCGGACGGCGTCCCCGACAAGGTGAAACAGCTCCTGGAGCACCATTCCATGGAGCGGTTCGTCCGGCATCTCCTGCCATTATTTCAGGAGGGACAGCAGGCGGGGCAAATTGTCGATGGAGACCCGCAGGTCATGATCGCTTCCTATTTGTCGGTTCTGTCCGGACTTATGATCCTGAACGGTCAGGAGGCGGGAGGCTACAGGATTCCGGAGATCGAAATGTTATTAAGGATGATCGCCCGTCCCTAG
- a CDS encoding MarR family transcriptional regulator gives MNPATLSEFINEIIIKSGILGTDKSFIDGLTRRQVHIVMEIGTNVFRHGDLADRLGVDPSTLTRSLDPLYKQGIVDRQLNPDNRREVLIQLCDKGFAVLEEINDKMNRISSQILEHVPDHQTEMVDTSIDLLLTILKQLQFKH, from the coding sequence ATGAATCCGGCAACGCTGAGTGAATTTATTAATGAAATTATTATTAAATCGGGAATATTAGGTACGGACAAATCATTTATCGACGGACTTACCCGTAGACAAGTGCATATCGTCATGGAGATCGGCACGAATGTTTTTCGGCACGGTGATCTGGCGGATCGATTGGGAGTCGATCCTTCGACTTTAACCCGATCTTTAGATCCGCTCTATAAACAAGGAATCGTTGATCGTCAATTGAATCCCGATAATCGCAGGGAGGTATTGATCCAGCTCTGTGATAAGGGGTTCGCCGTTCTTGAGGAAATCAATGATAAAATGAATCGAATTTCCTCCCAAATACTTGAACATGTTCCTGATCATCAGACTGAAATGGTGGACACCAGCATCGATTTGCTTTTAACCATCTTGAAGCAGCTCCAATTTAAACACTAA
- a CDS encoding DUF5050 domain-containing protein produces MKKWTVFFPLSIALFSSGTSFANPSHPPIRVEVNDHTANFNAEPVNFQGTVYVPVRSIVNELGGQIVSWKNNVVTLMKDSVTISFRIGSTTVYKNQEPFALNAVPKLMNGTTFVPVRFFSEALGASVNYTDRRISIQTGKPAHTVSVSGNTIGNLNNGGWYASDQEWIYFGNYDDSGKLYKEKPDGSERQKISDDENVGDLNVVNQKLYYVSGSKLYKCDLDGSNRVLLKNFGMGPNLMAVAGDWIYYTEGTYMFKPLYRMKVDGTSKQLLEKYAVSSISIADGKIFYTIDGRKLFVMDTDGSHKKKLLEGNYIGWVDVKDRSLFLNYNQKLYSIGTDGTQLTKISDIDSRNINVQGEWLYYSNYSTYGKPLYRIHLNDHTNQKLSDDKTFYLHVLGSKIFFYNPNVSSIEELTV; encoded by the coding sequence ATGAAAAAGTGGACTGTCTTTTTTCCCTTGTCCATCGCTTTGTTCAGCTCGGGGACAAGCTTCGCAAATCCGTCTCATCCACCGATTCGTGTGGAGGTGAACGACCATACGGCGAATTTTAATGCTGAACCTGTCAATTTTCAAGGAACCGTATATGTTCCGGTCCGATCGATTGTTAATGAACTGGGGGGACAAATCGTCTCCTGGAAGAACAACGTCGTTACCCTAATGAAAGATTCCGTGACGATTTCATTCCGCATCGGATCCACGACAGTCTATAAAAATCAGGAGCCATTCGCGCTGAACGCCGTTCCAAAATTGATGAATGGCACGACCTTTGTGCCGGTCCGTTTTTTTTCCGAGGCATTAGGAGCATCCGTCAATTATACAGACCGCCGGATTTCGATCCAAACCGGCAAACCCGCTCACACGGTTTCCGTCAGCGGGAATACCATTGGCAACCTGAACAACGGAGGCTGGTATGCGTCGGATCAAGAATGGATTTATTTCGGAAATTATGATGATAGCGGCAAACTGTATAAGGAAAAGCCCGATGGTTCGGAAAGACAAAAAATAAGCGACGATGAAAATGTAGGTGACCTCAACGTCGTGAATCAGAAGCTGTATTATGTTAGCGGCAGCAAGCTTTACAAGTGTGATTTGGACGGATCGAATCGAGTTCTGCTCAAGAATTTTGGAATGGGGCCGAATTTGATGGCTGTAGCGGGCGACTGGATTTATTACACGGAAGGCACCTATATGTTCAAACCGCTTTATCGCATGAAGGTAGACGGAACATCGAAACAATTGCTTGAAAAGTACGCGGTATCCTCCATCTCCATTGCAGACGGAAAAATATTTTATACGATCGATGGCCGCAAATTATTCGTCATGGATACGGATGGCAGCCATAAGAAGAAGCTGTTGGAAGGGAACTATATCGGCTGGGTCGACGTGAAGGACCGATCCTTGTTTTTGAATTACAATCAGAAGCTTTATTCAATCGGGACCGACGGAACGCAGTTAACCAAAATTTCGGATATTGACTCCCGCAATATTAACGTGCAAGGCGAGTGGCTTTATTACAGCAATTATTCAACCTACGGCAAGCCGCTGTATCGAATCCATCTGAACGATCACACGAATCAAAAGCTGAGCGACGATAAAACCTTCTACCTCCACGTCTTGGGCAGCAAAATTTTCTTTTATAATCCCAATGTCTCCAGCATTGAGGAACTGACGGTTTGA
- a CDS encoding NAD(P)H-dependent oxidoreductase, with amino-acid sequence MSDNYQNDVLVIVAHPDLQTSRINKRLTEELERRGAVTVHRLYDVYPDEKIDVVQEQALLDAHKRIVLQFPFYWYSSPSLLKKYFDAVLQRGWAYNGGNHLKGKELVLAISSGGSESMYQAGGFHHFTYSELLRPFQATANRVGMIYRPPYIVSGIREVTDEQLERHAAAYADYVQNLPYATV; translated from the coding sequence ATGTCCGACAACTATCAAAACGACGTATTGGTTATCGTGGCGCACCCGGATTTGCAGACATCCCGAATTAACAAAAGATTGACGGAGGAGCTGGAGAGGCGCGGGGCCGTTACCGTGCACCGGTTATATGACGTTTACCCGGACGAAAAGATCGACGTTGTGCAAGAACAAGCCTTGTTGGACGCGCACAAAAGAATCGTGCTTCAATTTCCGTTCTATTGGTACAGCTCGCCTTCCCTGCTGAAAAAATATTTCGATGCGGTACTCCAGCGCGGATGGGCATACAACGGCGGCAATCATTTGAAAGGCAAAGAGCTTGTCCTCGCGATCTCTTCCGGCGGCTCCGAGAGCATGTATCAGGCGGGAGGGTTCCATCATTTCACGTACAGCGAGCTGCTGCGGCCGTTCCAGGCGACCGCCAATCGCGTGGGTATGATTTACCGTCCTCCGTATATCGTCAGCGGAATCCGCGAAGTTACCGACGAGCAGCTTGAACGGCATGCCGCCGCTTATGCCGACTACGTGCAGAACCTGCCTTATGCGACCGTATGA